From Strix aluco isolate bStrAlu1 chromosome 5, bStrAlu1.hap1, whole genome shotgun sequence:
TGTATATAAGGTTCCAGAATGAATTGCTGGAAACTGGCCCTTGCCTGCAGCTTCAATCCTGCCTGCATCTATGTCACCAGGGCTGAAAGAGAAGCAGACCTTGCAGACAAATGCGTGTACGCAGCAGGCTGTGCACCCATCCGGTGGGAGAGCACATGCAGCGTGTCATCAACCTGCACAACTTGGGAACTTGCAAGCCTctaaaaagacatttcttcaCATGCACACACTCTGTCATTTTCCAGTCATCTGAGATTATCTTCTTGTAATCCCAGCTAATTCAATCTACTGGAAGGCTTGGAACAATACAAGAGTTAAAATAATCATCTctgttctcttctccttttctccttaGGTGGTTGCTACCAGAACCTTGCCTGCATCTATTAGGATTTATGTGCTTTCTGACCACCACTGGAACAACCTCACCTTCTTCAAATTCTCACCAGCACCCTCCAGTTACACAGCCTTCGGGCTTGCGACACAGCCCTGCTCCGGGGCCAGCAGCCATCTTCCTTGGCCTGGGGCATATCTGCCAGCACACCACCACAGAGGAGAGCACCGGAGGCTCTCATACTCAGCTTGTGGAAGCTGCAAGTCATGTTTGTGGGCACCAGCTGGGTGGACATGCCACCACAGCACAGGCAGAAAGGTCTCCTTGGGGAAGAGTGGGAGGGAACAAGCTGGTTccacttccttctccttccagCTCAGCAGGGTGTGGGAACCACACAGAGCATCTCCTCTATGCTCAACAAATTGACAGCTTACTCAGGAAATGGTTCACACTTTGCTGGGCAACCTGAGGAGCTTCCCATGCTAGCCTCCACCCTGGAAGCAGGATTTCACCTGCAGAGAGGGAGCAGCTCCATCTGTGTGACAGGCGAGTGAAAATTAAGCCCCTTCTTTCCtgtaaaacacagcagcaggaTGCCCTGGCTCTGTAGACTGAGTGGCTGTTTACAAGGAGAGACAACTGAGGTGAGCAGAGTCACCAGAGCAGTTTTTATGTTTCTTAAACTACCTAATCATTGACACAGGGtaaaaatcaatcaatcaatcatgTAAACCAAAGACATGGCCTTCTCCagtccctctgctccttcctgggAGCAAGGCAGCACAGGGAATACACCCAACAGCTGTGTAAAACACTAGCGTAAGCACCAAGGTCCTTGCTTGTCAAAAGTGGGATGCATGCTCCTGTTGCTTACGTGTGTTCTCTGACCTGGCTTCCACCTGTCCAAACAAAACCCATGGTGTCTCCTTGTGCTGTGGCTTAAGGACGGGATATTATCACCCATCAAGAATCTTGaacaaggaagggaaagagggtGGGCTGTCTGCATGAAGAACCACGTTCAAGAGCAGGGGAGACCAAGGCTTGTCACCTCACATTCCTGCCCTGCACCTGAGCAGCCCATGCATGCAGGAAAATTCTGTGTGTGCTTCAGGCTCCTCAAGGCCAGGCAAGTATTTACACTGACAGATGCCTGCAAAGCCTAGAGGACACCTTTCTGCAAAATTAGAGGTGGGGATGCTGAGCacaagcagcagagctggaggagagcCAAGCAGTGAAATGCACCTACTAATGAGTGACCTGAGGGATCAGGAACCTGTAGGCACCGGGCTTCTCCTCTCCAACAACGCCACTGCTGTGCAGGCACACCATTCCCCAGAAAGGGACCTTCTTTGCCCTACCAGCAGAAGAAAGTCTGCACTCTTCCAACTCCTACCTCATACTCAATAGCAAGGTCTGTGTGATCGTCAATGTCCACTTTGGCCATCAGCACCTTCCCATCCTGCTTGGCCACCATCTTCTCTAACCTGGGGCCTAGGATCTTGCAGGGCCCACACCACCTgatggagaaagagaggggacATTAGAGGAAGCAAGCACAGCAGGAGCCTTGCTGGTGCCTTTACCACCACTGCCATTCCATTTGAGAGCCAGCCTGGAAACACCGTTCCTGAACCACGGTTTAGGAAAACATTTCTCTCACAAAGGAGCTGTCAAAGGGttctgtgtgtgcgtgcacatcTGTGTGGTGGGGGGTGCTGAGTGGAAGAAGTAGTCACCATTCAGCTTTCGTGGTGCTTTTGATGTCATTTTGATCACACCGTGGTCTGCTCTGCCAGCCTTGGTGGTCCTCCTGGCCCCTCTTCTTGGCTGTTCATCCCTACCTTGCTTTGCGTCCTTGCTGGTGTGTACGTGCAGAGCTGTGACCCTGCTGACCACAGAGCTGCCCTAGAGAGAGTGTTGCTGCTGGCTGCGGGAGTCACAGCCCACACTCAGATTGGTTTATGCCAATCATCAGATCAGAGACTTTCCCTCCACACTCATTGTAGGGTTTACAGAAATTCCCCTTTTGCTGCAAAACTCGCAGAGGCATTGCATCTGTTCAAAGAGAGACCACCTATTCCAAACCCAGGTGCTGCAACTGCAGAATCTGCAATGCCCTGTACACAGAAAACACCCCCTGCATCCCCTAACATTAGGATGATATGAACTTACTCCATTCAAGGAAAACATGCGTTAAAGCTCCAAgtgaccttttcttttaaaattgaagcTCTGGTAAACTTTGTTCCTCCTCAGTCTCCCTATTAGGTTTGAGGCTTTCAGTTAGTTGTTCTCTCCTCCCTGGATGGTGCCAATTAGTGTTCATTTTGGTTTGTCAGTTTGGTCTGTTTAGAGCAGAAGCTTTTGGGCTGTTTCATACTCTGTTTGCCCAGAATCAGCCACAACAGGCTCACATGACAGCACTGCAGGACTACGAAAATACATGAGAAAACAAAGATGACCAGTATTGTTAATCCAGCAGATAACATCTAGGAATACTTTTACTGGCAAGAGGATGACAATGTTTTTATCGCTGACAAATGCTGCTGTTGGTCTCATGTGGCTGTTATTAATATATAAAGGCATTTGCTGTCAAGAGCCCGGCCTCAAGAGTACTCAGGGTAAGAAAACTGGAAAGACACAACACAACATTGCAGGGGTATACCAAGTGCAATGTTCTTCCAAAGCTGTTAATATAATTTAGAGTTTTTAAGAGGACATTTAATCCACAAAGCTAAAAATGGGAGATATCAGAGCTTTTTCTTGAGGTGTCTTTCACAGGATAATGCAATACCAGGGCCAGGGAGACACCTGAGCACTTGGGAGGTGCAGCTACGTGGCCCTGGGAAATACCTTCCTGGCACTTGTGTTCTATGTTCCTGCAGGGTGTAGCTACACCTACAGTGGAGCAACCTGACGAGTGAAACCTCTATGAATTGCATCGTAGGGGCAGAAGCACCTTTTAACACCAGACGCTCAGCAGGGCGGTCGGCAGCTCCACAGCTTGGGAAACCCTTGGGCATACTCACATGTTCAGTGTGCCCAGAGTGCCACTGTGTCACGAAAGCAGCAGGGACACACCTGCATGTATAACGGCAGAGAGGGCCACAAGAGCCATAGGGGGGAACTTACTGTGCATGGAAGTCCACCACAACAGGTTTGGGGTTGTTCACCACCCGGTCCTGGAAGTCGTTGCCATCTTGCACGTTGAAGGTGCTCCTGCAGGCTGCTGAGGTGCTGAAGGCCCTACTGTGGGGTGCCAGGGGGACACACGGTGccagagggctctgcagggatAGTGTCCTGGGAGTGAGGGACAGCAGTCGCTGGAGCACCAGCCTCTGGGCCATCTGTGGGGAAAGGAAGAGGTATGTGGGGTGGGTGCACCCCATGGCCAGTCCCACTGCAGCACTGACCTACGTGGAGTCCCCTCGGCAGGGCAGCCCCCAAGCCAGGAGGTGCCCTAGACAGAAACATACAGTGGCCTGCACAGAGGCACTTACTGTCCCTACACCCAGCCCTTGCCGCCGTGCAAGCTCCAGCCCTACAGCCGCGGGGTCCCACCTGCCATGGAGCCCCCAGCTGCAGACCCCAGCTTCCTCGCCATTGCAATGGAGCAGGGCTCCCTGCCCCAGGCACAGAGTCCCCGTTTCCCCCAGTCCTACAGAGCAGAGACCTCCACCCCCGTCCTGTTCCTTCCCACCTGTAGGGCAAGGCGCCCCAGCGACGGGATCCCCATTGCCCCGATACCACGGGGCACGGCTCCTACCAGTGGGACAGGACCCCCAGCCAGAGGgttcccccctcagcccccctgTCCGCTGGGGAAGGACACCCCCACAAGCCACGGGGGCcccactgctcctccagccccagagGGCAGGACACCCTAGCCAGGAAGGCCCCCTTCCCCCAGCGCCACAGGACACCACCCCCCGCACCCAcagagccgcccccccccgggccgcAGTCCCCACCCGCACCTTCCCGGGCCCGGAGGTGACCCACGCGCCACCAAACTTCCGCCCCGTGCCCCGCCCACCCGCGCGCTCATTGACCGCCGCCACAGGAAGGCTACGAGCCACGGCACAGCCACCCTCCCAGCCGATTGGCCGCCACCGCGAGCAACGCCGGTCTCTGACTGGTCACCCCGGCCGTCCTTCAAGCCCCGTAAGGGCTGGCGGGCCGTGTCACGTGGGGCGAGCCCTGGGTGCTTCCGCCCGTGCCGCGGGACCtggcccggcccgcccggcgcCCTCTGCCCTCCGGTCGGAGGACAGAGCCCCACCGCCCCCGGCCCTGCGGCCAGCGGTTGCCTCCCTTCCGCACCACGCAtagtggggcggggggggggcaccgggaccAGCCCGCACCCCCACGGCCTTTTCTAACCACGGTGCCCGGTGGAAAATGACGAGGAGCCGGCGTTCGCGCCCCCCGAGGGAACCGGGCCCTGCCGAAGCCAGGCTCAACAGGCGACGCTCGTCCCGCGGCACGCGCAGGGTGGGGTTGCGGATCCCCGGGACCCGCTGGAAGCAAGCGGCAACAAAGCCGCTGCGGTTTGTCACCAGCTCCAGCCCTGGGAGACAGGCGTGGAGCGTGCCAGCAGAGTCAGTGGTGCCATTTTTTCAGATGCATTGCTTTTCGAAGGGGAATCACCATTTAAGGCAACTCATATACTGTAAACGTGCAGTCTGCGGTTC
This genomic window contains:
- the TXN2 gene encoding thioredoxin, mitochondrial isoform X2, producing the protein MAQRLVLQRLLSLTPRTLSLQSPLAPCVPLAPHSRAFSTSAACRSTFNVQDGNDFQDRVVNNPKPVVVDFHAQWCGPCKILGPRLEKMVAKQDGKVLMAKVDIDDHTDLAIEYEVSAVPTVLAMKNGDVVDKFVGIKDEDQLEAFLKKLIGA
- the TXN2 gene encoding thioredoxin, mitochondrial isoform X1, producing MGIPSLGRLALQMAQRLVLQRLLSLTPRTLSLQSPLAPCVPLAPHSRAFSTSAACRSTFNVQDGNDFQDRVVNNPKPVVVDFHAQWCGPCKILGPRLEKMVAKQDGKVLMAKVDIDDHTDLAIEYEVSAVPTVLAMKNGDVVDKFVGIKDEDQLEAFLKKLIGA